One region of Oryzias latipes chromosome 6, ASM223467v1 genomic DNA includes:
- the tmem80 gene encoding transmembrane protein 80 isoform X2 produces MAIVGTGRSVHAGVLSSVPLQLLLRLTSIYFIVYFLFTLGLLVKKSVVLSYPPDALVYDVALLFLLAALEVLHLLCGVKGNLTESGGYILANIIVTAATILLTVYFLVWQTYVMRADVIISGILLAAYSLDGVLAVSTLARFASAYS; encoded by the exons ATGGCGATTGTTGGAACAG GGCGGTCTGTGCACGCGGGTGTA CTGTCTTCCGttcctctgcagctgctgctccgcCTCACCAGCATCTATTTCATCGTTTATTTTCTGTTCACTCTCGGTTTGCTCGTCAAAAAGA GTGTGGTGTTGTCCTATCCCCCGGATGCTCTGGTTTATGATGTTGCACTGCTGTTCCTGCTGGCTGCCCTGGAGGTTCTCCACCTCCTCTGTG GTGTGAAGGGTAACCTGACTGAGAGTGGGGGCTACATTCTGGCTAACATCATTGTGACGGCTGCGACTATCCTGTTGACGGTTTACTTCCTGGTTTGGCAGACTTATGTCATGCGAGCGGATGTCATCATCAGCGGCATCCTTCTGGCTGCGTATAGCTTAGATGGAGTTCTGGCTGTCAGCACATTAGCCAGATTTGCCAG CGCCTACTCATGA
- the tmem80 gene encoding transmembrane protein 80 isoform X1 — protein MDIDHTFMLKVLKTRNFKVFGVFSCFVNDVCLVGRSVHAGVLSSVPLQLLLRLTSIYFIVYFLFTLGLLVKKSVVLSYPPDALVYDVALLFLLAALEVLHLLCGVKGNLTESGGYILANIIVTAATILLTVYFLVWQTYVMRADVIISGILLAAYSLDGVLAVSTLARFASAYS, from the exons ATGGATATAGACCACACTTTTATGCTAAAAGTCTTAAAAACGCGTAATTTTAAAGTGTTcggtgttttttcttgtttcgtTAATGATGTGTGTCTTGTAGGGCGGTCTGTGCACGCGGGTGTA CTGTCTTCCGttcctctgcagctgctgctccgcCTCACCAGCATCTATTTCATCGTTTATTTTCTGTTCACTCTCGGTTTGCTCGTCAAAAAGA GTGTGGTGTTGTCCTATCCCCCGGATGCTCTGGTTTATGATGTTGCACTGCTGTTCCTGCTGGCTGCCCTGGAGGTTCTCCACCTCCTCTGTG GTGTGAAGGGTAACCTGACTGAGAGTGGGGGCTACATTCTGGCTAACATCATTGTGACGGCTGCGACTATCCTGTTGACGGTTTACTTCCTGGTTTGGCAGACTTATGTCATGCGAGCGGATGTCATCATCAGCGGCATCCTTCTGGCTGCGTATAGCTTAGATGGAGTTCTGGCTGTCAGCACATTAGCCAGATTTGCCAG CGCCTACTCATGA